Proteins found in one Erythrobacter sp. KY5 genomic segment:
- a CDS encoding Rieske 2Fe-2S domain-containing protein, producing MTSGGFVEPEIIEKVRVGKDYVAAKYGFRNHWYPVLLSSELTEDNPVAATVCGENILFNRLEGEVKAIKDQCLHKGVRFSRHLECYKKGTVTCWYHGFTYRYEDGQLNGIVGVPDSKIIGTRRIRTYPVTEAKGVVFVFVGDEYFDVPPLSHDVPPDFLEEGFTVCGRRQEVASNWRVGCENGFDSTHIFIHKNSTLVKHADLALPLGLVPTGKESFKIQDEDGGPKGVFDLFSPETVNPVFEGKIEGEGVLSGAADGKNLLPHSISMWLPCALCIKPWPVPELKQFEWYVPIDGERHVYFQFLGKYTENEEEEQAFAKEFEERWVPEALIGFNEDDIWAREATQPFYADGSGWVNEQLFEADENIVKWRRLAHKHNRGLQEPKHVDPA from the coding sequence ATGACCAGCGGCGGCTTTGTTGAACCAGAGATCATTGAAAAGGTTCGCGTTGGCAAAGATTATGTGGCGGCAAAATACGGCTTCAGGAATCACTGGTACCCCGTCCTGCTGAGCAGCGAATTGACTGAGGATAACCCGGTCGCTGCAACCGTTTGCGGCGAAAACATCCTTTTCAATCGCCTCGAAGGTGAAGTGAAGGCGATCAAAGATCAGTGCCTTCACAAAGGCGTGAGGTTCTCGCGGCACCTGGAATGCTACAAAAAAGGGACCGTAACCTGTTGGTACCACGGTTTCACCTATCGCTACGAAGATGGTCAGCTTAATGGCATCGTTGGCGTCCCCGATAGCAAGATCATCGGCACGCGTCGTATCCGCACATATCCGGTCACAGAGGCCAAGGGTGTCGTGTTTGTCTTTGTCGGAGACGAGTACTTCGATGTCCCGCCTCTTTCGCATGATGTCCCCCCGGACTTTCTGGAGGAAGGCTTCACCGTTTGTGGGCGACGCCAGGAGGTTGCTTCGAATTGGCGCGTTGGCTGCGAGAACGGTTTCGATTCGACTCACATCTTCATCCATAAAAACTCGACACTGGTAAAGCATGCCGACCTGGCCTTACCTCTGGGTCTGGTGCCCACCGGGAAGGAGTCCTTCAAAATCCAAGACGAAGATGGTGGACCCAAAGGCGTATTCGACCTGTTCTCGCCGGAGACGGTCAATCCGGTTTTCGAGGGGAAAATCGAGGGCGAGGGCGTGTTGTCGGGCGCAGCGGATGGCAAGAACCTGCTGCCTCACAGCATTTCCATGTGGCTGCCATGTGCGCTGTGTATCAAGCCTTGGCCGGTACCAGAGCTCAAGCAATTCGAATGGTACGTGCCGATCGATGGTGAGCGTCACGTCTACTTCCAGTTCTTGGGCAAATATACCGAAAACGAGGAGGAGGAGCAGGCCTTCGCGAAGGAATTCGAGGAGCGCTGGGTCCCCGAAGCCCTTATCGGCTTCAACGAAGATGACATCTGGGCCCGCGAAGCAACACAGCCATTCTACGCCGACGGTTCGGGTTGGGTGAACGAGCAATTGTTCGAAGCCGACGAGAACATCGTGAAATGGCGCAGGCTCGCTCACAAGCACAATCGCGGATTGCAGGAGCCCAAGCATGTCGATCCAGCCTGA
- a CDS encoding MarR family winged helix-turn-helix transcriptional regulator: protein MSKTSLAIAIEEDSEPEISLRLWLRLIRCTNQIETHLAAMLKCDFDAGLARFDILAALERKRAGMTMSELAEALLVTNGNVTGRMQTLLRDGLVEIQKDESDRRVSIASLTPKGIRTFKKMAESHHAWVREIFEPLTNEDQAALYADLGKLREALKSSIG, encoded by the coding sequence ATGAGCAAAACAAGTCTCGCAATCGCGATCGAAGAAGACAGCGAGCCCGAAATCTCTCTCCGCCTGTGGTTGCGACTTATCCGCTGCACAAACCAGATAGAAACGCATCTGGCTGCGATGTTAAAGTGCGACTTCGACGCCGGACTTGCACGCTTCGACATCTTGGCGGCGCTGGAGCGGAAACGAGCGGGCATGACAATGAGCGAGTTGGCCGAAGCTCTCCTCGTGACTAACGGCAATGTGACCGGGCGAATGCAAACACTTCTGCGAGACGGCCTTGTCGAAATCCAAAAAGACGAGAGCGACAGGAGAGTATCGATTGCTTCGCTGACACCGAAAGGCATACGAACTTTCAAGAAGATGGCCGAAAGCCATCATGCCTGGGTAAGGGAGATTTTTGAGCCGCTGACAAATGAAGATCAAGCGGCGCTTTATGCTGATCTCGGCAAGCTGCGCGAAGCCCTTAAATCCTCAATCGGATGA
- a CDS encoding protocatechuate 3,4-dioxygenase, which yields MAEIVGGFASSHILMSSNGVEDQANRVVEGMVEIGKRIRSLKPDVILVATNDHMFNESLAMQAPFSIGVADTYTPFGDLGVPQVPRPGHRAFAEELLGHTAGNGFDLAKIEKLNPDHGVSVPMLFADPDNTIPLVPLYLNLIMKPTPTPRRCWDLAREVNRFVTESCTTVERVVVLGAGGLSHWVGERHVGVNEGWDRTLLADFEEGRFEKYVNLTPAEIELASGNGGLEIIHWLFMAGAVGAERSEVLYYEPMVEWMTGMGGIAAVKTAA from the coding sequence ATGGCTGAGATCGTAGGGGGCTTTGCCAGCTCGCATATTCTCATGTCGTCCAATGGCGTGGAAGACCAGGCTAACCGTGTTGTCGAGGGCATGGTCGAAATCGGAAAGCGCATTCGCTCGCTTAAACCCGACGTCATTCTCGTCGCGACCAATGACCACATGTTCAATGAGTCGTTGGCCATGCAGGCGCCGTTCTCGATAGGTGTGGCCGACACGTACACGCCATTTGGCGACCTCGGAGTGCCGCAGGTGCCGCGCCCGGGGCATCGGGCCTTCGCCGAAGAATTGCTCGGCCACACGGCAGGTAACGGATTTGACCTTGCCAAGATCGAAAAACTTAATCCAGATCACGGCGTCAGCGTGCCGATGCTGTTCGCCGATCCCGACAACACCATCCCACTCGTTCCGCTTTATCTCAATCTCATCATGAAGCCGACCCCGACACCGCGTCGGTGCTGGGATTTGGCGCGCGAAGTCAATCGCTTCGTTACCGAAAGCTGCACGACAGTGGAGCGGGTCGTCGTCTTGGGAGCCGGTGGTTTGTCGCACTGGGTCGGAGAGCGCCATGTCGGCGTCAACGAGGGTTGGGACCGCACATTGCTGGCTGATTTCGAAGAAGGTCGCTTCGAAAAATACGTAAACCTGACTCCTGCGGAGATCGAGCTCGCCAGTGGGAATGGCGGCCTTGAGATCATCCATTGGCTGTTCATGGCAGGCGCCGTTGGCGCGGAGAGATCCGAGGTCCTCTACTACGAACCGATGGTCGAATGGATGACCGGCATGGGAGGGATAGCTGCCGTAAAAACAGCTGCTTGA
- a CDS encoding thioesterase family protein: protein MSPFMTERRVRFAHCDPAGIAYYPRLFEMGDIVIEDWCEAILGVSRRALVEDHGSGLPTVTLAAEFTAPARLGERLDITLFVSAVGASSVDLRLDARCAGSERFKIQYRQVLIHTATGSSRKWPSDWRERLQAALAKDAACG, encoded by the coding sequence ATGAGCCCTTTTATGACCGAGCGGCGCGTCCGCTTCGCGCACTGTGATCCCGCAGGCATTGCCTATTACCCGCGGCTGTTCGAGATGGGCGATATCGTCATTGAAGACTGGTGCGAAGCGATACTCGGCGTTTCTCGTCGCGCTTTGGTGGAGGACCACGGATCCGGGCTTCCTACCGTAACGTTAGCGGCAGAATTCACAGCACCGGCACGGCTGGGCGAGCGGCTGGATATCACGCTGTTCGTATCGGCGGTCGGTGCGAGCTCGGTAGACCTTAGGCTTGATGCGCGCTGCGCAGGCTCCGAGCGTTTCAAGATTCAGTATCGTCAAGTCCTCATTCACACCGCGACTGGCTCCTCACGGAAATGGCCGTCCGACTGGCGCGAGCGCCTGCAGGCCGCGCTCGCCAAGGATGCAGCCTGTGGATGA
- a CDS encoding GntR family transcriptional regulator, producing the protein MTVPMTEVASIKIGRSVADRLRDRILGGELVPGQRLVEAEFMREYDVGRSAVRDAFMQLESDGLVELKHQRGARVVRLNRVEIADLFGVREQLEGYAARLAADRVDEAGHRDWLLAQKAIWEGKDVLYNERTHMDKNMPLHEGIIQMSGNKCLVETLKRLHIPVYRKRFLDQLVVERREQSIADHLSIIDMLLRGNAAESENQMRQHVRRTGLLAQEIEGLEGAK; encoded by the coding sequence TTGACTGTACCAATGACCGAAGTTGCGAGCATCAAGATTGGGCGCTCCGTAGCCGATCGCCTGCGTGATCGGATTCTGGGCGGCGAACTGGTGCCGGGACAACGCCTCGTCGAAGCGGAGTTCATGCGCGAATACGATGTCGGTCGCAGCGCCGTGCGCGATGCATTCATGCAGCTTGAAAGCGACGGTCTCGTCGAGCTCAAGCACCAGCGCGGCGCCAGAGTCGTGCGACTCAATCGAGTCGAAATTGCCGATCTTTTCGGAGTGCGCGAACAGCTCGAAGGTTACGCCGCAAGGCTCGCCGCAGACAGGGTCGACGAGGCCGGGCATCGTGATTGGCTACTGGCGCAGAAAGCGATCTGGGAAGGCAAAGACGTGCTCTACAATGAGCGCACGCACATGGACAAAAACATGCCGCTTCATGAAGGCATCATCCAGATGAGCGGCAACAAGTGCCTCGTGGAAACTCTCAAACGGCTCCACATTCCTGTCTACCGGAAGCGCTTCCTCGATCAGCTTGTAGTGGAACGACGCGAGCAATCGATCGCGGATCACCTCTCTATCATCGACATGCTTTTGCGGGGGAACGCGGCCGAATCCGAAAACCAGATGCGCCAGCACGTTCGCCGGACCGGACTTCTGGCGCAAGAGATCGAAGGGCTTGAAGGGGCAAAATGA
- a CDS encoding P-loop NTPase, with amino-acid sequence MFWKTRKQQSKLEAEIRKVLRSILTTDGSSLADHDRLDGISISPEGAVAIAIAVRDKADAEAVRLFIDDAKERLAQLKRVKSVSIVPVRNRQQPERAEEPGQAPTIAVRRGFYYLGIASGKGGVGKSTLAVATALALRDRGLSVGLLDADLYGPSVHALLGCKEAPSEAPTGMQAITAQGIEFASMGGLLEDYEPLVWRGPIASRTVLELVNQTQWGDIDVMIVDMPPGTGDIQLSLIRDLPLSAAIVVTTPSSLGQIDARRACSMFERFETPILGQIANMSRWACPECGTVSAPFEDAGSRALDLPVLASIPLLENRSGDDQRVVDRISSALQSATDVIAEDLRLHRSRA; translated from the coding sequence ATGTTCTGGAAAACGAGAAAGCAACAGTCCAAGCTTGAAGCGGAAATCCGCAAGGTGCTCCGTTCGATCCTGACCACTGACGGCTCATCCCTTGCCGATCATGACCGGCTTGATGGTATCTCGATCTCGCCTGAGGGTGCTGTCGCCATCGCTATCGCCGTACGAGACAAGGCCGATGCCGAGGCTGTCCGCCTCTTCATTGATGATGCAAAGGAGCGTCTCGCACAGCTAAAGCGGGTGAAGAGCGTTTCCATCGTTCCGGTTCGCAATCGCCAGCAGCCGGAGCGGGCGGAGGAACCCGGTCAAGCGCCCACGATCGCAGTGCGTCGGGGATTTTACTATCTGGGCATTGCGTCTGGGAAAGGGGGGGTCGGCAAGTCGACCCTCGCAGTCGCAACCGCGTTGGCGCTGCGCGACAGAGGCCTCTCGGTCGGTCTATTGGATGCGGATCTTTACGGTCCGTCCGTCCATGCCCTGCTGGGCTGTAAGGAAGCACCGAGCGAGGCGCCAACGGGAATGCAGGCGATCACCGCTCAAGGGATCGAGTTTGCCTCGATGGGAGGCCTTCTCGAAGACTACGAACCGCTGGTCTGGCGTGGACCTATTGCTTCGCGGACTGTCCTGGAATTGGTCAATCAGACGCAATGGGGCGACATCGACGTGATGATCGTCGATATGCCGCCAGGCACTGGAGACATTCAGCTTTCTCTGATCCGCGATCTGCCGCTTTCCGCCGCTATTGTCGTTACTACGCCGAGTAGCCTCGGCCAGATTGACGCGCGCCGGGCCTGTTCGATGTTCGAGCGCTTCGAAACGCCGATCCTGGGGCAGATCGCCAATATGTCGAGGTGGGCATGCCCGGAATGTGGGACAGTCTCTGCGCCCTTCGAAGACGCTGGATCGCGCGCTCTCGATCTTCCCGTTCTGGCAAGCATCCCCTTGCTCGAAAACAGATCTGGCGATGATCAAAGGGTCGTGGACCGGATCAGCAGCGCGCTTCAATCGGCTACCGATGTCATTGCAGAAGACCTTCGCCTCCACCGGTCAAGGGCCTGA
- a CDS encoding AMP-binding protein yields the protein MENSSFDAFVQDRLPPKEMQPEFLFDLAQLDYPEELNAAHELLKGGAPGDVAVENEDGQWNYDELDQISGKIASYLVNSAGLIRGNRVLLIGPNSMKLFAAWLGVLKAGGVAVALMPILRADEIAKIVRKAQPDFAICHNACSSALGEAFATEKRQGHIVEFAADGAEDQLSLAIDEFAPLAAVRTGRDTPAMIAFTSGTTGEPKGCIQFHRDILACADTYARMVIKPKPDWKWISSAPLAFTFGLGMQFIFALRFGGTALTCAQPGPKNLLAMIRRYKPQVVATAPTAYRAMLEQMEPGDTASLEVCVSAGEHLSEKTWHDWFAATGLRLMNGIGSTEMMHIFLSTRPDTETAGTTGTAVPGYIATILDDAGQEMESGIGRLAVKGPTGCRYMEDPRQGDYVQEGWNISGDVFRKDDSGMFWYVARGDDLIISSGYNIAAPEVENALLMHDAVLECAVIGVPNEQRGQIVKAFVVLKQNPSSGACDVMALQKFVKQQIAPYKYPREIEFVSELPKTASGKIRRHALL from the coding sequence ATGGAAAACAGCAGCTTTGATGCATTCGTCCAGGACCGCCTGCCGCCCAAGGAAATGCAGCCCGAATTCCTGTTCGATCTCGCTCAGCTCGACTATCCCGAAGAACTGAACGCAGCGCACGAATTGCTGAAGGGGGGCGCTCCCGGAGATGTCGCCGTCGAGAACGAGGACGGCCAGTGGAACTATGACGAACTCGATCAGATTTCAGGAAAAATCGCTTCCTATCTCGTGAACTCTGCGGGGCTGATCCGGGGCAACCGGGTTTTGTTGATTGGCCCCAATTCCATGAAGCTGTTCGCTGCTTGGCTCGGTGTCTTGAAGGCCGGCGGCGTCGCGGTTGCGTTGATGCCGATATTGCGCGCAGACGAGATCGCGAAGATCGTCAGGAAAGCTCAGCCCGACTTCGCAATCTGCCATAACGCTTGCAGCTCCGCGCTCGGCGAGGCTTTCGCGACCGAGAAACGACAGGGTCACATAGTCGAGTTCGCGGCCGACGGCGCCGAGGATCAGTTGAGTTTGGCGATTGACGAGTTCGCGCCTCTCGCCGCGGTCCGAACGGGCCGCGACACGCCCGCGATGATCGCATTCACATCAGGCACAACCGGAGAGCCGAAGGGTTGCATTCAGTTTCACCGCGACATCCTCGCCTGTGCCGACACCTATGCGCGTATGGTGATCAAGCCGAAACCCGACTGGAAATGGATTTCGAGCGCCCCGCTCGCCTTCACCTTCGGGTTGGGAATGCAGTTCATCTTCGCGCTCAGATTTGGAGGAACGGCCCTCACCTGCGCGCAGCCAGGGCCGAAAAACCTTCTGGCGATGATCCGGCGCTACAAACCTCAGGTCGTTGCGACCGCGCCCACCGCTTATCGGGCGATGCTGGAACAGATGGAGCCGGGCGACACCGCGTCGCTCGAGGTCTGCGTCTCAGCCGGCGAACACCTGTCCGAGAAGACGTGGCATGACTGGTTCGCCGCAACCGGTCTGAGGTTGATGAACGGTATCGGCTCGACGGAAATGATGCATATCTTCTTGTCGACCCGACCGGACACGGAAACCGCCGGTACAACGGGCACGGCAGTCCCGGGGTACATCGCAACCATCCTTGATGACGCGGGGCAGGAAATGGAAAGCGGCATCGGTCGCCTCGCTGTCAAGGGACCCACCGGATGCCGGTACATGGAGGACCCCAGACAAGGCGATTATGTACAGGAGGGGTGGAACATTAGCGGCGACGTGTTTCGCAAGGATGATTCGGGAATGTTCTGGTATGTCGCGCGCGGCGACGACCTGATTATCTCGTCGGGATACAATATCGCCGCGCCAGAGGTCGAAAACGCGCTGCTGATGCACGACGCCGTTCTCGAATGTGCGGTCATCGGCGTGCCCAACGAGCAGCGCGGGCAGATCGTAAAGGCATTCGTGGTCCTGAAGCAGAACCCCTCGTCCGGTGCATGCGACGTCATGGCGTTGCAAAAGTTCGTGAAGCAGCAGATCGCACCCTACAAATATCCGCGCGAGATCGAGTTCGTGAGCGAGCTGCCCAAGACCGCCAGTGGCAAGATCAGGCGCCACGCTCTGCTTTAG
- a CDS encoding 2-keto-4-pentenoate hydratase translates to MTHPPTSRSDDELRPEIAQTAADLRRAYAGQPVAPLRHVVEPDDAETAYQIQAFNTRHWLKGGRKQVGHKIGLTSKSVQQQLGVDQPDFGVLFDDMEIASGARVDASALIQPKAEAEIAVVLKSDIVSTDPSHEQLVQAIDYAVAAIEIVDSRITDWKITFADTVADNGSSALFVLGEERKRPEDIDMTGCAMRMTVDGDVASSGTGAACLGHPLNALGWLAATLSQQGEHLRAGDIILTGALGPMITLQESAHIEAAIDGLGSVSFNYDKPSGGLS, encoded by the coding sequence ATGACTCACCCGCCAACATCACGGTCTGATGATGAACTGCGACCGGAAATCGCCCAGACTGCTGCTGACTTGCGCCGCGCCTACGCGGGCCAGCCCGTCGCTCCGTTGCGCCATGTTGTGGAACCGGATGATGCAGAAACGGCCTATCAGATCCAGGCATTTAACACGCGCCACTGGCTGAAAGGCGGACGAAAGCAGGTGGGCCATAAGATTGGCCTGACATCCAAAAGCGTTCAGCAACAGCTCGGCGTCGATCAACCGGATTTCGGCGTTCTGTTCGACGATATGGAGATCGCCTCAGGGGCACGCGTCGATGCTTCGGCGCTGATCCAGCCCAAGGCGGAAGCGGAAATCGCCGTGGTTCTGAAAAGCGATATCGTTTCGACCGATCCTTCCCACGAGCAACTCGTGCAAGCGATCGACTATGCCGTCGCCGCGATCGAAATCGTCGATAGTCGGATCACGGACTGGAAGATCACATTCGCCGATACGGTCGCCGATAACGGTTCGTCAGCGCTGTTCGTTCTCGGGGAAGAGCGCAAGCGACCGGAGGATATCGACATGACGGGGTGCGCAATGCGGATGACCGTCGATGGCGATGTCGCCTCGAGCGGAACAGGCGCGGCCTGCCTTGGTCATCCGTTAAATGCGCTGGGTTGGCTTGCCGCGACTCTCTCGCAGCAGGGCGAGCATTTGCGTGCCGGCGACATCATTCTGACCGGAGCTCTGGGTCCGATGATCACGTTGCAGGAGAGTGCGCATATCGAAGCGGCGATTGACGGACTTGGCAGCGTTTCATTCAATTACGACAAGCCGTCCGGCGGCTTATCCTAA
- a CDS encoding alpha/beta fold hydrolase — MSIQPEASVPASQVAESRYFVADGIETHYLEAGDPNAQTVILVHGGGAGANAMGNWAACIPLFTENFHVIAPEMVGFGDTEKPGGEFEYSQGARNRHMAAFIEGMGLGPACIVGNSMGGATALGVAMERPELIDRLVLMGSAGLNAQITPSMAPILNYDFTFEGMRRLVAALTGPKYEATEEILASRYESSIRPDARAAYGKTMAWIGEQGGLFYEEDAIAAVKHQTLVVSGKDDLVVPFDRGVRFLELLENSRGYFMPHIGHWVMIEAPEEFVDVVTSFLQIDEEQL; from the coding sequence ATGTCGATCCAGCCTGAAGCGTCGGTGCCCGCATCGCAGGTGGCAGAATCGCGTTATTTCGTCGCCGACGGGATCGAGACACATTATCTTGAAGCGGGCGATCCAAATGCTCAGACCGTCATCCTCGTCCACGGGGGTGGGGCCGGAGCAAACGCAATGGGTAACTGGGCAGCTTGCATTCCCCTGTTCACTGAGAACTTCCACGTCATTGCGCCGGAAATGGTCGGCTTTGGTGACACCGAAAAGCCCGGCGGCGAATTCGAATACAGCCAAGGCGCGCGCAATCGACACATGGCTGCCTTTATCGAAGGCATGGGCCTTGGTCCTGCCTGCATCGTCGGCAATTCGATGGGCGGGGCAACCGCTCTCGGGGTGGCAATGGAGCGTCCCGAGCTGATAGACCGGCTGGTCTTGATGGGAAGCGCTGGGCTGAACGCGCAGATCACTCCTTCAATGGCGCCAATCCTGAATTATGACTTCACGTTTGAGGGGATGCGCCGTCTTGTCGCCGCTCTAACCGGTCCGAAATACGAGGCGACCGAGGAAATCCTCGCATCGCGCTATGAGAGTTCCATTCGGCCCGATGCCAGGGCGGCCTACGGAAAAACCATGGCGTGGATCGGGGAGCAGGGCGGCCTGTTCTACGAGGAAGACGCGATCGCCGCCGTCAAGCATCAGACGCTTGTCGTAAGCGGAAAGGACGATCTGGTCGTGCCGTTCGACAGGGGCGTGCGGTTCCTCGAATTGCTGGAAAACTCACGCGGTTATTTCATGCCGCATATCGGCCACTGGGTGATGATCGAAGCCCCCGAGGAATTCGTCGATGTGGTGACCTCTTTCCTGCAGATCGACGAGGAGCAGCTATGA
- a CDS encoding acyl-CoA dehydrogenase has translation MAELASFSWEDPFDIESQLDEDERMIRDAARNFAQSELQPRVIDAFRNEVDAPELFPLMGRAGLLGATVPEEFGGAGANYVAYGLIAREIERVDSGYRSMASVQSSLVMYPIHAYGTAAQKEKFLPGLASGDLIGCFGLTEPDAGSDPAGMRTYAKADGDDFVMSGSKTWISNAPFADVFIVWAKSEAHGGGIRGFILEKGMKGLAAPKIEGKISLRASTTGMIVMDEVRVPRDALLPDVQGLKGPFGCLNRARYGISWGAMGAAEFCMSAARQYGLDRKQFGRTLAATQLYQKKLADMLTDISLGLQGSLRVGRLMDEGRFAPDMISIIKRNNVGKALDIARTAREMHGGNGISEEYQVMRHAVNLETVNTYEGTHDVHALILGRAVTGISAF, from the coding sequence TTGGCCGAGCTTGCGTCCTTCTCATGGGAAGATCCGTTCGATATCGAATCCCAGCTCGACGAAGATGAGCGTATGATCCGCGATGCGGCCCGCAACTTTGCGCAGAGCGAGTTGCAGCCGCGTGTCATCGACGCCTTCCGAAACGAGGTGGATGCCCCCGAACTCTTTCCGCTGATGGGGCGGGCAGGGTTGCTGGGCGCAACCGTTCCCGAAGAATTTGGAGGGGCTGGTGCCAATTACGTCGCCTACGGGCTTATAGCGCGCGAGATAGAACGCGTGGATAGCGGCTATCGATCGATGGCGAGCGTCCAGTCCAGCTTGGTCATGTATCCGATCCACGCCTACGGAACGGCAGCCCAGAAAGAGAAGTTCCTCCCGGGGTTGGCCAGCGGGGATCTGATCGGCTGTTTCGGGCTGACCGAACCCGACGCCGGCTCGGATCCAGCAGGAATGCGGACCTATGCGAAGGCCGACGGTGACGATTTCGTCATGTCGGGATCGAAGACGTGGATTTCCAATGCGCCATTCGCCGATGTGTTCATCGTCTGGGCAAAATCCGAAGCGCATGGAGGCGGTATCCGCGGCTTCATCCTCGAAAAGGGCATGAAGGGACTCGCTGCACCAAAGATCGAAGGCAAGATTTCGCTTCGTGCATCGACAACCGGCATGATCGTTATGGACGAAGTGCGCGTTCCGCGGGATGCGCTACTGCCCGATGTTCAGGGATTGAAAGGCCCGTTCGGCTGTCTAAATCGCGCGCGCTATGGTATCAGTTGGGGAGCAATGGGGGCTGCCGAGTTCTGCATGTCGGCCGCTCGGCAATATGGCCTCGACCGCAAGCAATTCGGTCGCACGCTTGCAGCCACGCAACTGTATCAGAAAAAGCTCGCCGACATGCTCACCGACATTTCCTTGGGCCTCCAGGGCAGTTTGCGGGTAGGGCGGTTGATGGATGAGGGCCGCTTTGCCCCCGACATGATTTCGATCATCAAGCGTAACAACGTTGGCAAAGCGCTCGACATCGCCCGCACCGCGCGCGAGATGCACGGAGGCAATGGTATCTCCGAAGAATATCAGGTGATGCGCCATGCGGTAAACCTGGAAACGGTCAACACCTACGAGGGCACGCATGATGTCCACGCGCTCATTCTCGGTAGAGCCGTAACGGGGATTTCCGCTTTCTAA